In the Lepidochelys kempii isolate rLepKem1 chromosome 4, rLepKem1.hap2, whole genome shotgun sequence genome, tttgcttcatgaaaaatgGATCCCAGCCAGACTTGGCTGAAAATGCTGGGAAGAACTTTGGGTGAAATAAAACTTTCTTTAGACAGGAGGAAATCTTGTTAGTTAAATTTAGGCCATggagaaagcatgttatgatttttatatatatatatatatatataatgcattTTTCCAGCATTTTGCTTGCTATCAtaggaatctctgttctttgttaaataaacttatatttGCTTTCTCTGTAAACGTATctgagtgctgtgtgttaagtggagctGTGTTTTAAGGCAAACTAGTAAGCTGGCATGTAGTATTCCTTTGGAAACAGTGGGCCTGGTGATTCAGTGAGTATCCCATGGAGCAGGGGCTAGATGCTGCTGATGGATGCTTGGAGGACTCAGGGGTTAGTGTATGCCTATCGCTAACCTGTAAAGTGAGGTCTggaggggagtgcttgtgttgccagtaTCCAGGGGTGTCGAGCAGATTCCAGGCAGAAACAAGGCTCTCTCATAGACGTTAAgcttagaagggaccattgtgatcatctagtctgaccccctgcacattgcaatccacagaacctcacccactcctgaaatagacccctaacctgtggctgagttactgaagtcctcaaatcatggtttaaagacttcaagttacagagcaTTCACCAttaaaacctgcaagtgacctatgccccatgctgcagaggaaggcaaaacacgCCCAGGGTCTCAGTCAGTCTGTCctgtggggaaaattccttcctgatgccaaatatggtgatcagctagaccctgagcaAGGGGGAAAGACCCACCGGGCAGatacttgggaaagaattctctgtagtaactcagagccctcccgcTCTGACGTGCCTCAGAGCCCTGGGTACCCTAGGGAGCATCACAACTACTGCCCTGTTTTTCCAAGCCTACAACAGTGCTGACCTTTAAAAAAGAGTGGTGACCTTTAAAAAACAACTAGGAAATGCCATACAAAAAATACAGTAAGAGATCATCATCCACCTTTCCCTTTTGTGATCTTGGTGCTCACTTTACCCCCTCTATTTCACAGATTCCTGGATGAAGTCCAGTCCTATGCGGGTGTAAACAAAATGAGCGTGCAAAACCTGGCTACTGTATTTGGTCCCAACATCCTGCGCCCAAAAGTGGAAGATCCTCTGACCATCATGGAGGGTGAGTTAAAGGAAAATCATAAACAACTTTAAAACAGGAAGAAGGAACTTCTTTAGATTCATCAGCAGTACATTTTGGGTGGTCTGATGTCAAAAATAACTTTTGCCTGTTTGTGTGTAGACACAACTTTTCTTCCACTATAGTAACTTAAAATAACTGCTCTGCTGAACATGCTGCTGCAGAGGAAATTGAAATTTCCTTTGTAGTGCATTGACTTTGCCTTAGACACTGTAGCACACATGACTTCCTTAAAGTGTagctctattctgaaaactgactgtaAAAAATGGCAACTTCTTACTCAACAGGTCTGTCTGAGGCCACATAGAGCACagcaaggaatagaacccagctctcgtTCATCCCAGCCAAGCACTCTATCTACTTGGCCACATTGTTCCACTTATTTACACCTTGGGCAATCCTTTGTCAGCAACAACATTTCATAGGGCCTGCTGTAATACTACAATGCCACTTTTactgtcacttttcagagtagagttTAAGTAGTAAATATTATATAATGGAAGTGCCCAAAGACCCAGTCTTGATTACCTTTCTTGATGAATCAGAAATCCAATGCTAGAGCATTTGATTGACAAATTTTACCAgtaaagaggtaaaataactcaAAATCTACATATTTTCAGCTAATTTTTCCATATGTTTAAGCAtctaccattttttaaaatcttcttatCACCCACAATCTGTTTTGCACTTTAGAGAGAAAGGTGCTAGCTTTGTGCAAACCAGCTTGTTTTCATGTTGCAAATATTCACATTTGAACCCCTGTGTTTTTGCAAGAATTAAGTCTGGTACAAACTTTCACAACATCAGTTGGTGACATTAAGGCCTGTCCTGTGGATCTTTTATACACATTACTCTCAGAGAAGACCATTCTAGCTGTGTGTTTGGAAGGATGCCAGATACAGCTGATAGCATTTTACTATGAACATGGCAAAAAAGTCACCATGAGCAAAGTCTTGAAGCTGCTCAAAGGACTTTTGCCTTTTTTATGGTGGAACTGCTTATTTTTTCCATCTGGAGACTGCACATTCGTTTCTCAGAAACCAGCAGGAAAATACAAAGGCCTGCACAAAACGCCTCTCTAAAAGGCAAGAATGGAATTTttctttgggtttttgttttgttttatgtttttctgCTGTCTCTGAAAATTTCCCCCACAGACTTAGAGTTCAGTATGATGTCACCTTCTGCAGCCCTTTATCCTCCAATACAATGAGAAAAATTGTTCACAGCAATCCTCATCTAATGCTACCAATCCATAGGGCAAAGAGGGGTCATGGTGTGAAGAATCCAGTGTGGGGCTAAAAAGGTATCTCaacaccctttttaaaaaagtccacCATCCTTTAAAGAATCACCTTCATTTCAATTGCtgtctgtttttttcagtttctatTTCACTTTGTATCTAATCTTTTGACTACTCAAAAATTACTATAAATGAATTATACTTGTACGGAGATATAATATATGCATGAATAAAGAAAGAGGTTTGTGAAAGGAAGCTGACTTTTTCCCACCACTATTTCTTATGGTAGACTCAAAGCTGTTACAAAGCAATGCAGATTTTCAGTATTCCAGAGCAAACGAACAAAAAATGTTGACAAGTCCCCGTGGCAAACTGAATTTTTAGTAGATGTATTTGAAGGAAAAAAGCTCAAATATTCAAATGCAAACTGTATACAATTATATTGGCCAGTGGGAAATTATTGATTAAAAGAGCAGAGCATGCCACTGAAACATTTCTAGAACTTTAAAATGGTGTTTATAACCAACCTGACCTCATTACTGGAAGACTCTAACTACTCCCTAATAGGGTTCTGTAAAATATATCTATAATGCAATGATGCATCATTATTTACCCAAGTCTAGTTCCAAATGATAGTTCTGTAAATTAAAGTGAAGTTGTGTGGTGTGTGCACTTTGGGTTTCTAGAGAAGGAACATTTATTATAATGTGTTGCGAAATGGGGTGCTGTGTGATTTAAGGTTGTGATTTATGTGTTACCGGCAGCAGATTACACATAGCGTGACAGCATGACACACTTTATTGGCCAGTCACAATCTCATCTCTGAATGGTTAAAGGTTTTTATATTAAATATCTCACACAGCTCTGATTGGCTAAAAAGTTAATGGGCCAGAAACCCTCTCCTCCTTCAATCCCTTGTATTAGACTGGCTAGTGCATTCCCAGCCTAGGAGtccatttttaaagatgtttggTATGTTGAGCTTAAACTCACTTGTTACAATTACATCATTCATCTTATTATTATTCTTAATCTCTCTGTATGGTCCCAGTGGTTTTCAATTGCAGATATTGTCTTGGGATATTTGTTTTAGTTCCCCATGATAATATCTCCTTTAAAACATTCTCGGCTGCTACGTGCCCTAATATTGAAGTAAGAGATGTAGGGAGCTATTTTGCTCCCCGGCACTGGCTACCTACATCAGCAGGCTCTTCGCAGAGGGAGAACATCTGCTAACAGGAATGAGCAAAGTCTTGGCTCTGCCCCCACGATGTTGGCCAGTACACCAGAGCCAGCGCAGAGTGGGTAGGAAGGTGCACTAGCAGACACACGGGCAGATTTTTGTTTCTTCCTTGAAAAGGGGGCAATACAGAACTGATTGTGGTGTGGTGATTTGGAGCTAGAAAGAGGAGATAGGCATGAAAGTTGTAATAGCAAATATTAAATGCTTAGGTAAACTAAACTACATATATATTAGTAAATGCGTAAATGCATAAATTAAGTGTATATTAACCAGATGCATCTTTATGAAATCTTTAAAGATctgttttaaaagaatgtttgttCACTTCTCAAATGAAACTACCTCATTAATGATCGTTCATTTGCCATCCTCCAGGCACGGCAGTAGTCCAGCAGCTGATGTCAGTGATGATAAGTAAACATGAACAGCTATTTCCCAAGGACACAGACTTTCAGACAGGGGAGGAGGTGTGCAATAACAACAATGAGATCCAGAAAAAAATGGTCATTGGTCAGCTCCAGAATAAAGAGACCAATAACAACAAGGAGATAGCGGTGAGAAGCTGTTCTTGGGACACACCTGAGCCTCTCCAGAGGGGCAGCATGGACAATGGGTCTCCCACCGTGCTGCCAGGGAGCAAGTCAAACAGTCCAAGGAACAGCATTCACAAATCTGATGTCACAAGAAGCCCACCTCTCATggtgaaaaaaaacccagcctttaATAAAGGCAGTGGCATAGTCACGAATGGGTCCTTCAGCAGCTCTGTGGAGGGCCATGAGAAAACCCAGGCCCTACCAAATGGTACCCTGCAGGCCAGGAGAACATCATCCCTGAAAGGTTCAGTTACTAAAATGGGCACACATAGCATGCAGAATGGAGGCGTGCGAATGGGCATTTCAAGCACGGATGCACACAGCAACTCCCTTAACAGCCGAAACCTGAGCTGGATGCCCAATGGGTACGTCACGTTGAGGGACAGTAAACAAAAGGAATTGGTGAGTGATTCGGGCCAGCATAACAGACTCTCCACCTATGACAATGTCCACCAGCAGTTCTCCATGGTGAATTCAGATGATAAACAGAGCGTAGATAGCGCCACCTGGTCCACATCCTCTTGTGAAATATCCCTACCCGAACACTCCAACTCCTGTCGGTCGTCTACTACTACCTGCCCTGAGCAAGACTTTTATGGGGGTCATTTTGAAGACTCGGTGCTAGATGGGCCACCACATGAAGACCTCTCCAACCAAGGAGACTATGAGAGTAAAACTGACCGAAGAAGCACGGGAGGACGCAGCAGCcgggccaccagcagcagcgatAACAGTGAAACATTTGTTGCAAACAACACGAGCAACCACAGTGCTCTGCACAGCCTAGTGTCCAGCTTAAAGCAGGAGATGGCAAAACAGAAGGTGGAGTATGAAACAAGGATAAAGAGGTAAGGTGGTGTATCTCTGGCATAGGTGCTAATTATATAAACGAGAGGCAGAGTAATTCTCTTATGCTCCCATGTCTCAGTGAATCCGAACATAGGAATTGGTAGTAGAGATGGAGAAACTGCTTGGATAAAATAAGAGCCCACCTGAACCTTTCCCCCCTAATTCAAACCAAACCTGGTCtgacattggggaaaaaaatcataactttttcttTCCATGATATTTGCTATTTGCATATTTGCATGTGCCTCATGTTCTCAGCCAAGATCAGAAGGATTGGTGTAGCATGAGAATCACTGTTTTCAAATTGATGGCCTAAACCTAGTAAGCATGTGAAATCTCACTGAAGAGTCTGTTTCCATAAGATCCCAAGCCTAAATTTGCTGATCTAAGAGGAGTGGAGAGCTCACACAAAGGTTTGGAGAAAACTTCCAGATGTTAGGGTGCCCATCCAAATCAAACTTTTAACCCCTTTGAGGATTGCATGGAAGTAGCTGACACACTGGAGCAGATCAGTGGCATGTCGAATGCAATATCCTGCATTCAGCAGTGGCTTGCACTAAATGCTTCAGAGGCTAAAAAAGGCTAAtggagtgcccatctttaaaaaagggaagaaggaggttcctgggagctacaggccagtcagcttcacctcagcccctggaaaaatcatggagcaggtcctcaaggaatcaattctggaGCACTTagtggagaggaaagtgatcaggaacagtcagcatggattcaccaagggcaagtcatgcctgactaatctaatagccttctatgacgagataactggctctgtggatgaggggaaagcagtgaacgtgttgttccttgactttagcaaagcttttgacatggtctcccacagtattcttgccagcaagttaaagtagtgtgggctgaatgaatggactataaggtggatagaaagctagctagattgtcgggctcaacaggtagtgatcaatggttccatgtctagttggcagccggtatcaagcggagtgccccaagggtcggtcctcgggccggttttgttcaatatcttcattaatgatctggagaatgatgtgaattgcaccctcagcaagtttgcagatgacactaaactgggaggagagatagatacactggagggtagggataggatacagagggacctagacaaattagaggattgggccaaaacaaatctgatgaggttcaacaaggacaagtgcagagtcctgcacctaggacggaagaatcccatgcaccgctacagactagggaccgaatggctaggcagcagttctgcagaaaaggacctaggggttacagtggacgagaagttggatatgagtcaacagtgtgcccttgttgccaagaaggccaatggcattttgggatgtatacgtaggggcattgccagcagatcgagggatgtgatcgttcccctctattcaacattggtgaggcctcatctggagtactgtgtccagttttgggccccacactacaagaaggatgtggaaaaattggaaaacgtccagcagagggtaacaaaaatgattaggggactggaacacatgacttatggggagaggctgagggaactgggattgtttagtctgcgaaagagaagaatgaggggggatttgatagctgctttcaactacctgaaagggggttccaaagaggatggatctagactgttctcagtggtagccgatgacagaatgaggagtaatggtctcaagttgcagtgggggaggtttaggttggatattaggaaaatctttttcacaaggagggtggtgaaacactggaatgcattacctagggaggtggtggaatctctttccttagaagtttttaaggtcaggcttgacaaagccctggctgggatgatttagttggggattggtcctgctttgagcatggggttggactagatgacctcctgaggtcccttccaaccctgatattctatgattctaagtgaaaAATCTCTCCAGTGAACAGGGCCAATTGTGCCAAACTGAACTATTGGGGAGAATTTCATTCTGATCCCAGTTTATGCCCTCAAGTTGGACGACTGGTGGCccttatattttaatttaactaGAGTAGCTGCAGATGCCATCTGTATTCATATTAAGTGTTCAGTCTTTTTTAATCTTACTAAACTATTTAATTTAATAGGATCTTGCAGCAGTGCATTCCATAGATTAATTCTATTTGCATAAAATGATTTCCTTTTATTCATGTAACATATTTAAGTGTGCTGGCACTGAATGACAGATGCAAACAAGGCTCTTTTTAACTGGTTGTGACTTTGTAACAATAGTTGTGGAATTTCTAACACACCTATACTAACTGAAGTCAAAAGCTGCAAACAAAtcagaaaaccatttttttttcattttcccagGAGTATAATAGGATTTGAGTGAttgtacaatttaaaaaatgtggcTGTCTTACAAAATTACTTTGTCACCTTCCTTAGATTTAAAAATTCCATTAAATTATCCATGATCCAAATGGGTACAAATATCCTGTTGGAAATGTTTAAACAACACGTAGCACACTTTTCCTGAACATGGGCTCAGTATAGAGTTGAGCTGAGTTTTGCTACCCTACATGTTAAGACCAGCATGGATACCAAGCAAAAGCAGCAGACTGGATATTTGAGAGCACTTTGGAGGAACAATGATAATGCTAGTGTATTAGGAGAAAGGTTATGCATGGTGGCTTTCCAAGTTCTTGGCTGGCTTTATATTTAGAACCGCACATCTTTCTCCTTCATCGGTGGGTACAGAGGGCCTTGCTGCAGTGGAACCAGTAAGGTCCTGCTGCATGGGCAGGATTTTAGGGTTGGCAAGATCCATTGTGCCACATGAAGTGCAGTTCCATGATCGCTTCCAAGATGGCTGTGTACAAAAGATCCCTGAGGGAGGAGCAAGCATCAGGATCAGGAGTGCAAGCTATTGAAGGCCACATGAGGAGATGGGGGAAAGGGCTCCATGGACTACTCTCATTCCTGAGGCCAGAGTAGCTCTACTCCCATTCCACAacctgggaagggaaggggattCCTCTCACATGCACAGATGTTCCCAGCACCCAGTACAGCTGCTTGGGCTGGGTACCCAAACAGGATTTGCCTGTTCACTTCACTGAAATTAAATCAAATGAGGCAGGAGGGAGACTTTCAATAGGACTTGTGCGCCTCACTCCCTTAAGTGAGTTGGATAACTCCCCCATACCTTCACTACCTAAAATGAATTACACTGTTTACATCCAGCAAAGAATTCTGTACTGTTACAGAAAACACTTTTGCCACTATTGAAATGTTGTAAATTAAAATGGTTTACTTGGGCTTTTTCTGTTGTCACAGTGGATGTGAAAATGTTCCCGTTCGCACTGAAGGATCTAAGATTTAATAAGGTGGCTTCAGTTTACTTCAGTGCAATGTAAGTGCAGCTCTGATTAACAACTGGAAAGTGGCACTGCTGTTGCTTAGGCATTTTGAAGGCAGAATGAAAATCATTTGGTCTGATCACCACTTAAAACAGAAGAGGCAATTCTTTAAAATGTGCTGTTCTCTCCAGCAAAAGACTTGGTTCTATTCTTTCACTCAATTTGGAGCATAGGTAAAGCTGTTGgggtacaaataaataatgatgatAGAAGTTAATAATTCTGTTTCATAGGCACATCCCTTTCAAACTATACAAGCGGTTCTCCAACAATGCAAAGGAAACCCAAAGTATAACACAAATCCCTGGAGGGAGTTTGTACAACACACACAGATGGTTAATCTATTTAATGGCTATGGCAAAAATCCTGCTGgcaaatagcaaaaaaaaaaaaagtcatctctGAGGTTTTGATGTTATCAGCGTTGTTTTATTTCATGGCTGTGACTACATCTAAGCCATGAAATGCGATTTTTAAGAGCCTGCAAAACTCAAACTGATCTTTATAGtaaatgttaaaatattgttttgcCAGAAAATTTCTAGAGCTTGAGTCATCCTCTTTGCtagattttcttcctttttgagTTAGTCCCACTGGCTGAAACTTAGCCATCGTGAGATAAAGTTTGTTCCAGAAAGTTGCCACAATCCTGACACTAGTATCACAATGTGATAATATTTCTTGAGTACCAACAGTAAAGTCAGGCCTTTGTGAATTCTTGTAGCATTGACTAAGAAAATGAATAGTATCCCACAGATTCAGGGTGGGTGGTAACCCTACCAGTGAGACTTCACTGTTTTAGCTCATGTCAAAAAAGTTTGAGACACTGATTAGTCAGAGGCTGATAAGCTAGGATGGGGATGGGGCATTGTTTATCAGTGAAATACAGGTGCAACCCAAGGGCCCCACCCCTTCACTTCTGTAAGTGGGAGAGTGCTGGAATTTCTTGTGAGGGTGGTATTCTTTtcgggggcaggaagagagggtGCCGGGGGGGAGGGAAGTCCATGTTTTACAGCTTGCAGCTTGTACATGCTCATTTTCTTCTAGCTGATGAAACTTCAGAAACAGTGCAGTCTCTGTCTGTTCCCTCCCCCATGCACAGTGTCACAGATGCTATGAGGGTATGAGTGTGTGTGCTATTCTAAACCCCTACGTATCTCCAGAAGGGAAGATGTCTCCATTACTCTACTAGTGCTCTTTATTCTCTGTATTCTCTTTTGTGCCCTGCTCCCTGTGAATAGTTCCAGTGGTGGCTACCTCTGCTGCTTATAGATTCCCCCAACAGTGATGTGAAATTGACATAATTCTTGTCAGCTTCACGTTGTTCCTGGTGTTCTGAATATCATCCACTGTGTCATATAGCTCAACCATGCAATCCAGGGGTGATGCATATAATAGGGGAGAGGTAAATTAAGGATGGACAGGTGTTGATCTACTTTAGTCCTGCTGCCTCTCCTTCCACATTTCAAATCATGAGTGCTAGTTGTTATGTATATGCCCATTGGTAAGATTCAAATTGACACTAAGTTACACACCAGATTGACTTTCATCTTCAGCACTTACATCATTGTGACATGCAACTTAAGATCAGACTCCAATTGTTTTTGGTAAGGCAGAATTCCCAAACGAATGGGTGGAAACAGGATTTTCCCTTCATCTGTAAATCCAGCCAAGAGGTGCATTTCTTCATTGCTACTTTGCATGAAACTTTCCTATGCAGTTCAAGAGCTGTTAAAGTAGGTGAAGCTGAGTCATGTTAGGAAAAGATATTtctcattgtttttaaatggagaacaatttaccaatcGTTAATTCTCCTGCTTCATCAACAGTCAATTAAATCTTTGTTTAGAGGAAAAGAGACTAGGGTGCATGAACTAATGAGTGATTGTATCCAAACTCTATGCCTACCCTTAATAATGGCACATAACAGCATGGAGTGGGAAAAGTCATTGTTGTTATGACCTCAGCACAGTTGTATAGTGGATGCAGCACTAGAatagcagccaggagatgtggcttctgttcccatctctgccactcaCAAGAGACAGCATGGTGTGTGCATGTCTCCTCTGTAACAAGTTGTATCTGAACTGGAACACACCATAGCTGCTGATTCCATTGGACTGCAGGTTTTTAGAAATATAAAGGTACAGTGCACAGAAAGCAAAAGGAGGAACACTTCCTTAGCTATGTACATCACAATTCTCCAAGCTGTGCTGAGACTATTGATGATGCTGGAACACATTGTGTTTAAcatgcattattattaattattattatgtattagaTCATACCAGTAGTGCGCTTGGTCCTTTACCATAAACCCTCAAATAtagtaagaaaaacaaaaacaaaccacatcAATTGCAGCTTCAAAAACATAACATGTGACCGGATGACTGAGGAAGTTatcatagacaataaaggggaagggatgcagaacACGTAAAGTAAACAAGTAAAGAACACGTCAGAGATCTTACGACTAATTTGCATtgattcaagtcagcagggccttcTGCTATTCACCCCAGGGttctgaaggaattagctgaagaaatcttggagccactggcaataatatttacaaactcctGGATGACAGGAAAGGCCCTGGAAGATTGATGAAGGGCTGAcataatgcccatctttaaaaaggggggaaaggaggtgctggggaactatagaccagtcagcctgacttcaatacctggGGAGCGACTGGAGTAATACATAAAACACtgaatttgcaaatacctggaggatgaaacTAGCATAGATTTACTAAGAGCAAATCATGCCAAACAAgcttgatttctttctttgacaaggtaactggtttggtgaatAGGGGTATGCGGAGGACTTTAtaataatatacctggactttagcaaggcttttgacacagtcccatacaACAT is a window encoding:
- the ARHGAP24 gene encoding rho GTPase-activating protein 24 isoform X6 codes for the protein MLVEQCVDFIRLRGLKEEGLFRLPGQANLVKELQDAFDCGEKPSFDSSTDVHTVASLLKLYLRELPEPVIPYAKYEDFLSCAKLLSKEEETGVKELVKQVKSLPPVNYNLLKYICRFLDEVQSYAGVNKMSVQNLATVFGPNILRPKVEDPLTIMEGTAVVQQLMSVMISKHEQLFPKDTDFQTGEEVCNNNNEIQKKMVIGQLQNKETNNNKEIAVRSCSWDTPEPLQRGSMDNGSPTVLPGSKSNSPRNSIHKSDVTRSPPLMVKKNPAFNKGSGIVTNGSFSSSVEGHEKTQALPNGTLQARRTSSLKGSVTKMGTHSMQNGGVRMGISSTDAHSNSLNSRNLSWMPNGYVTLRDSKQKELVSDSGQHNRLSTYDNVHQQFSMVNSDDKQSVDSATWSTSSCEISLPEHSNSCRSSTTTCPEQDFYGGHFEDSVLDGPPHEDLSNQGDYESKTDRRSTGGRSSRATSSSDNSETFVANNTSNHSALHSLVSSLKQEMAKQKVEYETRIKSLEQRNLTLEAEMMTLHDELDQERKKFTMVEIKMRNAERAKEDAEKRNDMLQKEMEQFFSTFGELTVAPRRPERGNTIWIQ